One part of the Arabidopsis thaliana chromosome 1 sequence genome encodes these proteins:
- a CDS encoding Eukaryotic aspartyl protease family protein (Eukaryotic aspartyl protease family protein; FUNCTIONS IN: aspartic-type endopeptidase activity; INVOLVED IN: proteolysis; LOCATED IN: endomembrane system; EXPRESSED IN: embryo, egg cell; EXPRESSED DURING: C globular stage; CONTAINS InterPro DOMAIN/s: Peptidase aspartic (InterPro:IPR021109), Peptidase aspartic, catalytic (InterPro:IPR009007), Peptidase A1 (InterPro:IPR001461), Peptidase aspartic, active site (InterPro:IPR001969); BEST Arabidopsis thaliana protein match is: Eukaryotic aspartyl protease family protein (TAIR:AT2G35615.1); Has 3223 Blast hits to 3206 proteins in 307 species: Archae - 0; Bacteria - 2; Metazoa - 621; Fungi - 516; Plants - 1915; Viruses - 0; Other Eukaryotes - 169 (source: NCBI BLink).) has protein sequence MATKTFLYCSLLAISFFFASNSSANRENLTVELIHRDSPHSPLYNPHHTVSDRLNAAFLRSISRSRRFTTKTDLQSGLISNGGEYFMSISIGTPPSKVFAIADTGSDLTWVQCKPCQQCYKQNSPLFDKKKSSTYKTESCDSKTCQALSEHEEGCDESKDICKYRYSYGDNSFTKGDVATETISIDSSSGSSVSFPGTVFGCGYNNGGTFEETGSGIIGLGGGPLSLVSQLGSSIGKKFSYCLSHTAATTNGTSVINLGTNSIPSNPSKDSATLTTPLIQKDPETYYFLTLEAVTVGKTKLPYTGGGYGLNGKSSKRTGNIIIDSGTTLTLLDSGFYDDFGTAVEESVTGAKRVSDPQGLLTHCFKSGDKEIGLPAITMHFTNADVKLSPINAFVKLNEDTVCLSMIPTTEVAIYGNMVQMDFLVGYDLETKTVSFQRMDCSGNL, from the coding sequence ATGGCAACCAAAACTTTTCTCTACTGTTCTCTCTTAGCcatcagcttcttctttgcttccaATTCTTCAGCTAACCGAGAGAACTTAACCGTCGAGCTAATCCACCGTGACTCTCCTCATTCTCCACTCTACAACCCTCACCACACTGTCTCTGACCGTCTCAACGCTGCTTTCCTCCGATCAATCTCACGTTCTCGCCGTTTCACAACCAAAACCGATCTCCAATCCGGTTTAATCTCAAATGGCGGCGAATACTTCATGTCCATCTCAATCGGTACTCCACCGTCGAAAGTTTTCGCCATTGCTGACACGGGAAGTGACCTAACTTGGGTCCAATGTAAGCCATGTCAACAAtgttacaaacaaaacagTCCACTCTTCGACAAGAAGAAATCTTCCACCTACAAAACAGAATCTTGCGATTCAAAAACCTGTCAAGCCTTGTCCGAACACGAAGAAGGATGCGACGAATCTAAAGACATCTGCAAATACCGTTACTCTTATGGAGATAATTCGTTTACCAAAGGAGATGTTGCGACCGAAACAATCTCCATTGATTCTTCCTCTggctcctctgtttctttcccCGGTACTGTCTTTGGTTGCGGCTACAACAACGGTGGTACATTCGAAGAAACCGGATCCGGAATCATCGGACTCGGAGGTGGTCCATTATCGTTAGTTTCCCAGCTTGGTTCTTCCATAGGGAAGAAATTCTCGTATTGCTTGTCACACACGGCAGCTACAACAAACGGCACAAGCGTCATAAACCTAGGAACCAACTCGATACCTTCCAATCCAAGCAAAGACTCCGCTACGCTCACTACACCCTTAATCCAAAAAGACCCCGAGACTTACTATTTCTTGACACTCGAAGCAGTCACCGTCGGCAAAACCAAGCTTCCATACACCGGAGGAGGATACGGATTAAACGGGAAATCATCAAAGAGAACCGGAAACATCATAATCGATTCCGGTACAACCCTTACCCTTCTCGACTCAGGATTTTACGATGACTTTGGTACGGCCGTGGAAGAATCAGTAACCGGAGCAAAGCGTGTGAGTGATCCACAAGGGCTTTTAACACATTGTTTCAAATCCGGAGACAAAGAGATCGGTTTGCCGGCGATAACAATGCATTTCACGAACGCCGACGTGAAGCTGAGTCCGATAAACGCGTTCGTGAAACTAAATGAAGATACAGTGTGCTTGAGTATGATTCCGACAACTGAAGTTGCTATATACGGAAACATGGTTCAAATGGATTTCCTTGTTGGCTATGACTTGGAGACCAAAACGGTATCGTTTCAACGCATGGATTGCTCCGGGAACTTATGA
- the SGR2 gene encoding shoot gravitropism 2 (SGR2) (SHOOT GRAVITROPISM 2 (SGR2); FUNCTIONS IN: phospholipase A1 activity; INVOLVED IN: gravitropism, negative gravitropism, detection of gravity, amyloplast organization; LOCATED IN: plant-type vacuole membrane, vacuole; EXPRESSED IN: 25 plant structures; EXPRESSED DURING: 13 growth stages; CONTAINS InterPro DOMAIN/s: DDHD (InterPro:IPR004177); Has 1169 Blast hits to 760 proteins in 179 species: Archae - 0; Bacteria - 1; Metazoa - 647; Fungi - 353; Plants - 53; Viruses - 0; Other Eukaryotes - 115 (source: NCBI BLink).), with amino-acid sequence MEDRETHLGTREVNETSPDLLKNTPSNIARLEDVIEQCHGRQKYLAQTRSPSDGSDVRWYFCKVPLAENELAASVPRTDVVGKSEYFRFGMRDSLAIEASFLQREDELLSLWWKEYAECSEGPKLQVNSKKKSIETPSEASVSSSLYEVEEERVGVPVKGGLYEVDLVRRHCFPVYWNGDNRRVLRGHWFARKGGLDWLPIPETVSEQLEVAYRNKVWRRRSFQPSGLFAARIDLQGSSLGLHALFTGEDDTWEAWLNVDPSGFSGIVGYTGNGIKLRRGYAGSYSPKPTQEELRQQKEEEMDDYCSQVPVRHLVFMVHGIGQKGEKSNLVDDVGNFRQITAALAERHLTSHQLSTQRVLFIPCQWRKGLKLSGEAAVDKCTLDGVRRFREMLSATVHDVLYYMSPIYCQAIIDSVSKQLNRLYLKFLKRNPDYVGKISIYGHSLGSVLSYDILCHQHNLSSPFPMDSVYKKFFPDEESPPTPAKADKPCSSHPSSNFEPEKSDQLNNPEKITGQDNNTMAKEPTVLEHHDVIQEDPSLISDSVVANVGLERRGGQEDDHHDSSGAISSQDVPDGADCRTPDSPSCSQEQSWDKESVNSNNEERIKLLQDEVNSLRSKVAQLLSENARILSDEKAKTSVAPKELNNEKVQTEDADAPTSFTPFIKYQKLEFKVDTFFAVGSPLGVFLALRNIRLGIGKGKDYWEEENAIEEMPACRRMFNIFHPYDPVAYRVEPLVCKEYLPERPVIIPYHRGGKRLHIGLQDFREDFAARSQRIMNHFDSVRTRVLTICQSKSADNLDEMEETDDEKDDRSYGSLMIERLTGTRDGRIDHMLQEKTFEHPYLQAIGAHTNYWRDQDTALFIIKHLYRELPDGPNSPTESTEGDDSPKDSSRPHSWIDRREADYDDEELPLTFSDKQITRSFSAEAKKYLKKP; translated from the exons ATGGAAGATAGAGAGACACATTTAGGAACTCGGGAGGTTAATGAAACATCTCCTGATTTGTTAAAGAACACGCCTTCGAACATTGCGAGGTTGGAAGATGTGATTGAGCAATGCCATGGTAGACAAAAGTATCTTGCTCAGACTAGAAGTCCATCTGATGGGAGTGATGTTCGGTGGTACTTTTGTAAGGTTCCTTTGGCTGAAAATG AGTTAGCTGCTTCAGTACCTCGCACTGACGTAGTAGGAAAGAGTGAGTATTTCCGTTTTGGTATGAGGGATTCTCTTGCGATTGAGGCGTCTTTCTTgcag AGAGAAGATGAGTTGTTGTCACTCTGGTGGAAAGAGTACGCAGAATGCAGCGAAGGTCCGAAACTGCAAGTTAATTctaaaaagaaatcaattgaaACTCCTTCAGAAGCTTCCGTGTCCTCTAGTCTATATGAAGTTGAAGAGGAGCGAGTAGGTGTACCTGTTAAGGGTGGGCTATATGAG GTGGACTTGGTGAGGAGGCATTGTTTTCCCGTGTACTGGAATGGAGATAATCGGCGTGTGCTTAGAGGTCACTGGTTTGCTCGTAAAGGTGGCCTAGACTGGCTTCCGATTCCAGAAACTGTTTCTGAGCAGTTGGAGGTTGCATATCGTAACAAG GTTTGGCGCAGAAGAAGTTTTCAACCCTCTGGGCTTTTTGCAGCTCGTATTGATTTGCAGGGTTCTAGTCTG GGACTCCATGCTCTCTTTACTGGGGAGGATGACACCTGGGAAGCGTGGCTTAATGTTGATCCTTCTGGGTTCTCTGGCATCGTTGGATATACTGGGAATGGAATTAAGTTGAGACGTGGTTATGCTGGCTCCTACTCTCCAAAACCTACGCAG GAAGAACTTCGCCAGCaaaaggaggaagagatgGATGACTATTGTTCTCAA GTCCCTGTTCGGCATCTTGTATTTATGGTTCATGGTATTGGCCAAAAAGGAGAAAAGTCTAATCTTGTTGACGATGTTGGAAACTTTCGTCAAATCACGGCAGCTTTAGCGGAACGTCATCTAACCTCTCATCAGCTCAGCACTCAACGAGTTCTTTTCATCCCATGCCAG TGGAGAAAGGGTCTAAAGCTAAGTGGTGAAGCTGCTGTTGATAAATGTACTTTAGACGGTGTACGGCGTTTCCGAGAGATGCTAAGCGCAACTGTTCATGATGTGTTATACTACATGAGCCCCATTTATTGTCAGGCTATAATTGATTCG GTTTCAAAGCAACTGAATAGACTGTATCTAAAATTTTTAAAGCGGAATCCAGACTATGTCGGAAAG ATTTCCATTTATGGACATTCTCTGGGGAGTGTTCTCTCCTATGACATCTTATGTCATCAGCACAACTTGTCATCCCCATTTCCAATGGATTCAGTATACAAGAAATTTTTCCCAGATGAAGAATCTCCTCCAACTCCAGCTAAAGCTGACAAACCTTGTAGTTCACATCCATCATCAAATTTTGAGCCAGAGAAATCTGACCAGTTGAATAACCCCGAGAAAATCACAGGTCAAGATAATAACACGATGGCTAAAGAACCAACAGTATTGGAGCATCACGATGTCATCCAGGAAGATCCTTCATTGATCTCTGATTCTGTTGTGGCCAACGTGGGTTTGGAAAGACGAGGTGGCCAGGAAGATGACCATCATGATTCTAGTGGTGCTATATCCTCACAGGATGTTCCAGATGGAGCGGACTGTAGAACGCCTGATTCTCCATCATGTTCTCAAGAACAATCATGGGATAAAGAAAGTGTCAACTCTAATAATGAGGAGAGAATCAAGTTGTTACAAGATGAG GTTAACTCATTGAGGTCAAAAGTCGCACAACTGCTATCAGAGAATGCCAGAATATTATCGGATG AAAAAGCCAAGACATCTGTGGCGCCTAAGGAGCTCAACAACGAGAAGGTGCAAACTGAAGATGCCGATGCACCTACAAGCTTTACTCCTTTTATCAAGTACCAAAAGCTTGAGTTCAAG GTTGACACTTTCTTTGCAGTTGGGTCTCCTCTTGGAGTTTTTCTTGCCCTTCGAAATATACGTCTTGGGATAG GTAAGGGAAAAGATTACTGGGAAGAGGAGAATGCTATTGAAGAGATGCCAGCTTGTCGTCGAATGTTCAATATATTTCACCCCTATGATCCTGTTGCATATAG AGTGGAGCCACTTGTCTGCAAAGAGTACCTTCCCGAACGACCCGTTATTATTCCCTACCACAGAGGAGGCAAGCGGTTGCATATTGGATTACAG GATTTCAGAGAAGATTTTGCTGCACGTTCACAGAGAATAATGAATCATTTTGATTCAGTAAGG ACAAGAGTTCTCACTATTTGTCAATCCAAAAGTGCAGATAACCTAGACG AGATGGAAGAAACTGATGACGAAAAGGATGATAGGTCCTATGGTTCCTTAATGATAGAGAGATTAACTGGAACTCGAGACGGTCGGATAGATCACATGCTCCAG GAGAAAACCTTTGAGCATCCGTATCTACAAGCAATAGGAGCTCATAC GAACTATTGGAGAGATCAAGATACTGCTCTTTTCATAATTAAACACTTGTATCGCGAGTTACCAGACGGACCAAACTCGCCCACGGAATCCACCGAAGGAGATGATAGTCCAAAAGACTCAAGTAGACCTCATAGCTGGATAGACAGAAGAGAGgctgattatgatgatgaagagcTTCCTTTAACATTCTCCGACAAACAAATCACTAGAAGCTTCTCTGCAGAAGCCaagaaatatttgaagaaGCCTTAA
- a CDS encoding HXXXD-type acyl-transferase family protein (HXXXD-type acyl-transferase family protein; FUNCTIONS IN: transferase activity, transferring acyl groups other than amino-acyl groups, quinone binding, primary amine oxidase activity, copper ion binding, transferase activity; INVOLVED IN: oxidation reduction, amine metabolic process; LOCATED IN: chloroplast; EXPRESSED IN: 8 plant structures; EXPRESSED DURING: 4 anthesis, C globular stage, petal differentiation and expansion stage; CONTAINS InterPro DOMAIN/s: Copper amine oxidase, N-terminal (InterPro:IPR016182), Transferase (InterPro:IPR003480); BEST Arabidopsis thaliana protein match is: HXXXD-type acyl-transferase family protein (TAIR:AT1G78990.1); Has 2275 Blast hits to 2263 proteins in 126 species: Archae - 0; Bacteria - 0; Metazoa - 0; Fungi - 38; Plants - 2233; Viruses - 0; Other Eukaryotes - 4 (source: NCBI BLink).), producing the protein MKIFDVSFTGEFIVKASGDQPEKVNSLNLSNFDLLSGRFPVTYFYFYPKQPQLSFETIVKSLQSSLSQTLSYFYPFAGQIVPNETSQEEPMIICNNNGALFVEARAHVDLKSLDFYNLDAFLQSKLVQVNPDFSLQIQATEFECGGLALTFTFDHALGDASSFGKFLTLWSEISRNKPVSCVPDHRRNLLRARSPPRYDPHLDKTFIKCSEEDIKNIPMSKTLIKRLYHIGASSLDALQALATVNGESRTKIEAFSAYVWKKMVDSIESGHKTCKMGWLVDGRGRLETVTSSYIGNVLSIAVGEASIENLKKNHVSDIANIVHKSITEVTNDTHFTDLIDWIESHRPGLMLARVVLGQEGPALVLSSGRRFPVAELDFGFGAPFLGTVCSTVEKIGVGYLNQRPSACNDGSWSVSAIVWPELATALESDSVFQPMSAKHLQLQT; encoded by the coding sequence atgaaaatctttGATGTTAGTTTCACCGGAGAGTTCATAGTCAAAGCTTCTGGCGACCAACCGGAGAAAGTTAATAGCCTTAATCtctcaaattttgaccttCTTTCCGGCCGTTTTCCGGTGACCTACTTTTACTTCTACCCCAAGCAACCACAATTATCCTTTGAAACAATCGTCAAATCCCTccaaagctctctctctcaaactcTCAGCTACTTCTATCCTTTCGCGGGTCAGATTGTTCCCAATGAAACATCACAAGAAGAGCCTATGATCATCTGTAACAACAATGGAGCTTTGTTCGTTGAAGCCCGAGCTCATGTCGATCTcaagagtttagatttttacaATCTTGATGCGTTTCTCCAATCAAAGCTGGTACAGGTTAAcccggatttctctttacaGATTCAAGCGACAGAGTTCGAATGTGGAGGCCTCGCTTTAACATTCACGTTTGATCATGCTTTAGGAGACGCGAGCTCCTTCGGGAAATTCCTCACTTTGTGGTCAGAGATATCGAGAAATAAGCCGGTTTCTTGTGTACCAGATCACAGGAGAAACCTCCTCCGGGCACGCTCTCCTCCACGTTATGACCCTCACTTGGACAAAACTTTCATAAAATGCAGTGAGGAAGACATTAAGAACATACCGATGTCTAAAACGCTCATCAAGCGTCTCTACCACATCGGTGCTTCGAGCCTAGACGCGTTGCAAGCTCTAGCTACTGTAAACGGAGAGAGCAGGACAAAGATTGAAGCTTTCTCCGCTTATGTGTGGAAGAAAATGGTGGATTCTATAGAGAGCGGTCATAAAACCTGCAAGATGGGATGGCTTGTCGACGGTAGAGGAAGACTTGAGACCGTTACCTCGAGCTACATAGGAAACGTATTGTCTATAGCTGTAGGTGAAGCCAGTATCgaaaatctgaagaaaaacCATGTGTCAGATATAGCAAACATAGTGCATAAATCGATAACAGAAGTGACAAACGATACTCATTTCACAGATTTGATAGATTGGATCGAGAGTCACCGACCTGGACTGATGTTGGCTCGGGTGGTTCTCGGACAAGAAGGACCAGCTTTGGTCTTGTCTTCAGGACGACGGTTCCCTGTGGCTGAattggattttggatttggtgCTCCTTTCCTAGGAACTGTATGTTCAACGGTTGAGAAAATAGGAGTTGGTTACCTGAACCAGCGACCTAGCGCCTGCAATGATGGCTCGTGGTCGGTTTCTGCTATTGTGTGGCCTGAACTCGCTACAGCTTTAGAGTCTGACTCGGTGTTTCAGCCAATGTCTGCTAAACATCTTCAACTCCAGACCTGA
- the NFD4 gene encoding Major facilitator superfamily protein (NUCLEAR FUSION DEFECTIVE 4 (NFD4); INVOLVED IN: response to salt stress; LOCATED IN: mitochondrion; EXPRESSED IN: 23 plant structures; EXPRESSED DURING: 13 growth stages; CONTAINS InterPro DOMAIN/s: Nodulin-like (InterPro:IPR010658), Major facilitator superfamily, general substrate transporter (InterPro:IPR016196); BEST Arabidopsis thaliana protein match is: Major facilitator superfamily protein (TAIR:AT3G01630.1); Has 1240 Blast hits to 1181 proteins in 298 species: Archae - 26; Bacteria - 320; Metazoa - 7; Fungi - 207; Plants - 588; Viruses - 0; Other Eukaryotes - 92 (source: NCBI BLink).) produces MRPRIRDVSDKLRPNRASFDDGETKFHRKHLPPLRTMFGRWRKWTVLVAAIWIQASTGTNFDFSAYSSHLKSVLGISQVRLNYLAVASDLGKAFGWSSGIALGYFPLSVVLFAAAAMGFVGYGVQWLVITNIITLPYSLVFLCCLLAGLSICWFNTACFILCIRHFPNNRALALSLTVSFNGISAALYSLAFNAINPSSSNLYLLLNSLVPLVVSFAALYPVLTKPSLDTTPDYDSRRHDSHVFTILNVLAVITSFHLLLSSSSTSSARLNFIGAVVLLVFPLCAPLLVYARDYFLPVINARLNHESSGYVMLNIDELKNQKTSVSSKTGYEHMGTAKEGNTVRLGDEHSFRLLISRLEFWLYYIAYFCGGTIGLVYSNNLGQIAQSLGQNSTTLVTIYSSFSFFGRLLSAAPDFMHKRFRLTRTGWFAIALLPTPIAFFLLAVSSSQQTALQTATALIGLSSGFIFAAAVSITSDLFGPNSVGVNHNILITNIPIGSLLYGYIAASIYEANASPDITPIVSDSIVCIGRDCYFKTFVFWGCLSILGVVSSLSLYIRTKPVYHRLEQDKVSLTSSYKDLDPL; encoded by the exons ATGAGACCTCGTATCAGAGATGTTTCAGATAAACTCCGACCTAACCGAGCCTCCTTCGACGACGGAGAAACAAAGTTTCACCGGAAACATCTTCCGCCTCTCAGGACCATGTTCGGTCGATGGCGGAAATGGACTGTTCTTGTGGCAGCGATCTGGATCCAAGCATCGACGGGAACCAACTTCGATTTCTCAGCTTACTCTTCCCATCTCAAATCAGTTCTCGGAATTTCTCAGGTGAGGTTAAATTACCTCGCCGTGGCTTCTGATTTGGGGAAAGCGTTTGGATGGTCGTCTGGGATTGCTTTAGGTTATTTCCCTCTCTCCGTCGTTCTTTTCGCTGCGGCGGCTATGGGATTTGTTGGTTACGGTGTTCAGTGGCTAGTCATCACCAACATCATCACTTTGCCTTATTCTCtg GTGTTTCTCTGCTGCTTGTTAGCTGGATTAAGTATCTGTTGGTTCAACACAGCATGTTTCATCCTCTGCATTCGTCATTTCCCGAACAATCGTGCTCTCGCCTTATCTTTAACGGTAAGCTTCAATGGAATCAGTGCAGCATTGTACTCCCTTGCTTTCAATGCAATTAACCCGTCGTCGTCCAATCTATACCTTCTGCTGAACTCTCTGGTTCCCCTTGTTGTTTCCTTTGCTGCTCTTTACCCAGTTCTTACTAAACCGTCTCTAGATACTACTCCGGACTATGATTCCCGCAGACATGACTCCCATGTGTTTACCATTTTGAATGTTTTAGCTGTCATTACGAGTTTCCACCTTCTCCTATCTAGTTCCAGTACTTCATCAGCGCGTTTGAATTTCATTGGAGCTGTCGTCCTTCTGGTTTTCCCCTTGTGTGCTCCTCTTCTCGTTTATGCTCGGGATTACTTTCTTCCGGTCATTAACGCTCGTTTAAACCATGAAAGCTCTGGCTATGTTATGCTTAACATAGATGAGctcaagaaccaaaaaacgTCCGTTTCCAGCAAAACCGGGTATGAACATATGGGGACTGCTAAGGAAGGGAACACAGTGAGGCTCGGTGATGAACATTCGTTTCGATTGCTCATAAGTAGATTGGAGTTTTGGTTATACTACATTGCGTATTTCTGTGGTGGCACAATTGGCCTTGTTTACAGCAACAATTTGGGACAGATTGCTCAGTCTTTGGGACAAAACTCTACTACACTAGTCACAATCTACTCTTCATTCTCCTTCTTCGGTAGATTGCTCTCTGCCGCACCAGATTTTATGCACAA GAGATTTCGTTTAACAAGAACCGGCTGGTTTGCAATCGCACTCTTACCAACTCCAATCGCTTTCTTTTTACTAGCGGTATCATCCTCACAACAAACAGCATTGCAGACCGCAACCGCATTAATCGGTCTGAGTTCAGGTTTCATATTCGCAGCCGCAGTCTCCATAACATCTGATCTCTTTGGACCCAATAGCGTAGGTGTTAACCACAACATTCTCATCACAAACATACCAATCGGCTCACTCTTATACGGTTACATCGCTGCCTCCATTTACGAAGCCAACGCAAGCCCCGATATAACACCAATAGTGTCTGACTCAATCGTTTGCATCGGAAGAGATTGCTACTTCAAAACGTTTGTGTTTTGGGGTTGCTTGTCTATCCTCGGCGTCGTCTCAAGTCTGTCACTGTACATACGAACCAAACCGGTTTATCACCGGCTTGAACAAGACAAGGTTTCATTAACATCATCGTACAAGGATCTTGATCCATTGTAA
- a CDS encoding vitellogenin-2 protein (unknown protein; FUNCTIONS IN: molecular_function unknown; INVOLVED IN: biological_process unknown; LOCATED IN: plasma membrane; EXPRESSED IN: 23 plant structures; EXPRESSED DURING: 13 growth stages; BEST Arabidopsis thaliana protein match is: unknown protein (TAIR:AT1G23270.1); Has 1251 Blast hits to 756 proteins in 185 species: Archae - 0; Bacteria - 295; Metazoa - 374; Fungi - 176; Plants - 58; Viruses - 17; Other Eukaryotes - 331 (source: NCBI BLink).) — protein sequence MADFGYFSDTDDSAVEELISQAKELSDLEQVAAINCSGFTDSTLPDDLESRFRRLKSLPAAPRHEPVSSSSSMNRQKPLSHSKSVNVNFSGNRRNPGKKTGSVSLSDEDSSNLSRKKRDLDLKSSSQAELVSNGSGDFSDSGNISESKILSPVKQQTKKKLPKEKRRIVSPSSSSSIDLATPPSTDSEPEKKSKPKSKSSWFDKLSPSKLIGSIWRSSPKKSTTNKKNLKNCKSFGAATYSSGRERNVDFDEFLSDLNAFPVEDQRKMLKKALKEQQKMRKEAAEIIKMAKHASARFDFDD from the coding sequence ATGGCGGATTTTGGGTATTTTTCAGATACAGACGATTCAGCAGTGGAAGAGCTAATTTCGCAAGCGAAGGAGCTTTCTGATTTGGAGCAAGTAGCTGCTATCAATTGTTCTGGATTCACCGATTCTACTCTTCCAGATGATCTCGAATCTCGCTTCCGTCGCCTCAAATCTCTTCCAGCTGCTCCACGACACGAACCGgtatcttcatcttcttcgatgAATAGGCAGAAGCCTCTCTCACATTCCAAAAGCGTGAATGTGAATTTCTCAGGAAATCGAAGAAATCCAGGTAAAAAAACTGGCTCTGTGAGTTTATCTGATGAAGATTCGAGTAATCTCTCGAGAAAAAAACGTGATCTGGATTTGAAATCGAGTTCTCAAGCTGAGCTTGTCTCTAATGGAAGTGGAGATTTCTCAGATTCTGGAAACATCAGTGAGAGTAAAATTCTCTCGCCAGTGAAACaacaaacgaagaagaagcttcctAAAGAGAAACGAAGAATCGTatcaccatcttcatcatcgtcaATCGATTTAGCTACACCACCATCAACAGATTCAGAACCAGAAAAGAAATCGAAACCGAAATCAAAGTCGTCATGGTTCGATAAGTTATCTCCGTCGAAACTCATCGGATCCATTTGGCGTTCTTCACCGAAAAAATCAACAACCAACAAGAAGAATCTCAAAAACTGTAAATCATTTGGTGCTGCTACTTACTCTTCTGGTCGAGAGAGGAACGTTGATTTCGATGAGTTTTTATCTGATTTGAATGCGTTTCCAGTGGAAGATCAAaggaaaatgttgaagaaaGCGCTTAAGGAACAACAGAAGATGAGGAAAGAAGCAGCTGAGATCATTAAAATGGCGAAACATGCATCAGCTAGATTCGATTTTGATGATTGA